In Paenibacillus sonchi, the genomic stretch CTGAGCTTAGCGGCAGCACCTATCTTGATTTTGATGGCAAAGGATATGTTACCATTCCGGATTTGAATATATACTCCAATTCCCTTACCATCGAAACTTGGGTAAATGCCAGCAGTGCTCCAACGTGGGCCCGTATTTTTGATACCTCGTACGGCCCTGATAATTTTAATCTTCATCTTACATTTGAAGGAACCTCAGGAAGAATAGCGCTTGAAGCCTTGCCGCAAAAGGGTCCCAGAGTGAAGTCATATCTGGTGAGAACCTCGGAGCAGCTGCCGTTGAACCAATGGGTACACGTAGCCGCTGTTTATAATGCTGTGGAGAAAAAGGCCTATATCTATTGGAACGGGATTTTGAAAGGCAGCGGCTTTATGGATCTCACAGATATGGCCAAAGGCAGCTCCGCGAATTTCAATATGCCGAGACCCTACAATTTTATTGGTGAGAGCACATGGTCCCAGGATGCCAATTATGTTGGCGGCATGAGAGATTACCGTATCTGGAATAAGGCAAAGACCCAGGCGGAGATTGAGAGCCAGATGAACACAAGTCTTACTGGCACCGAAACTAATCTGATGGTCAACTATAAGTTCAATAATCCTGACGATGGGGCTGTAGCCAAGGACTCCTCCGCGGGCCAAAGAAACGGAAATATCATCAGCGGCAAATGGCTGTCCGGGACAGGTTTTAACTCCAACGTGGTGACACCCGTGAACACACCTGTATCCAAGCCGTTTAAGGTGACGGATGTTGATGCCGGCGACGTGCTGACGCTTAGTGCAACCTCATCGAATACGTCGCTTTTGCCGAACGCCAACATCACATTTTCAGGTGAAGGCCCGGAAAGAAGCATTAATCTGACCCCGGCGGCAAATATGACAGGCACCTCCACCATCAAAGTCACCGTAAGTGATGGAATGACTTCGAGTACCAGCAGCTTTTTGCTGAGTGTAGTGGCCGGTAAATTTGATCTGAAATTCATTGCGCCTGCTGTAGGGGTAATGGCCCCTGCCTTTAGCAGAGGGATTGTCTATAATAAAGTGCATGTTCCCAACAAAAGCGGAAACAATCCGAACAACAGCATCAATATTAATGTAGGGGCGGTGAATCCCGCTGATGTGAATGTGATGGCCTACGCCGACAATGGCTCTGGGATAACCGTATCGGGAACCTACCCGGCGTTTACGGTCAGCGGCCTGCCAGTGGGTGTATATAAGGCGGTAAAGATAAAAGTAGCCGATAAATATTCAACCAACTCCAAGGAATATGTGCTGGATGTGATCCGCTATCCGGAGAATGATGCCAATCTGGCTGCGTCAAATGGGCTTTCCGTATTTAGCTCAGACACCGGACAAGCCATAGCCCTGTCTCCAGGCTACAGCAGCAATACAGGCAATTATACTGCCACCATCGAGAACAATGTAAGCTCGATAAAAGTGGATGTTATCAAGTCCAGTATGTTTGCGGCAGCAACACTAAACGGAACAGGCATCGGCTCGGCCGAATCCGCCGCAGCTACAGGGAATGTCAGCCTGGCCTATGGAAAAAATGTAATTTCGGTAGTGGTTACTGCAGAAGACGGAAAGACGGCAAAAACCTATACTATTACGGTTGTAAGGAAGCTGTCTGGTGATGCCAGTCTGACTAATCTGACCGCTTCGCCGGATGGGCTGTCGCCAGTCTTTGACACCAATCAGCCGGATTATACGATGGCTGTGGCCAACGCTGTAACGGCTGCGGAATTTACTCCGACAGCCGCTGAAGGTGCAAGCATTAAGGTGAATGGTGTGGATCACCCTAGCGGCACTCCTTTCTCCATAACCAATCTTGCAGCAGGCAATAACAAGTATCTGATTGAGGTAACGGCACAGGATGGAGTGACCAAGAAGTCTTACAGTCTGTTCATTCTGCGTGCACCTTCGGATGTGGCCGATCTTTCGGGCTTGACTGTCTCATCAGGGACATTGTCGCCTGTGTTTAATAACGATGCTACCGGGTATTCGGTTGAGGTTCCGAATGAGGTTTCGTCCCTGGAAATCACTCCGAAGCTGCTTGATGCTGCGGCAAGCCTGTCTGTAGACGGGAATGTGCATATCGATGATACAGCCTACACCAAAAACCTGAATGTCGGCATGAACACAGTTATGATCGTTGTTGTCTCGCAGAGTGGCGTACGTGAGAAAACAACCCTTGTAAATATTATCAGAAAAGCTTCATCCAATGCGGACCTGTCCAGCCTGGTTCTTTCAGACGGCCAGCTCGACCCTGCTTATGACAAGAACCAGACCCGGTATGCCGTTACTGTGGACAACCAAGTGTCTGAGCTTGCGGTAACTCCAACACCCGAGGACGTTCATGCAACAGTTAGTCTGAACGGCAACGTGACACCTAACGCTCAGCCAAGATGGGTCGATCTGCAGGTAGGGGTTAACGAGTTCAATGTTCTTGTCCAAGCGGAAGATGGTGTAACTGCGAAGAATTACGTACTGACGATTGTCCGCAAGGCATCTTCCGATGCGGATTTAATCAATATCACCTTGTCCGGCAAGCCGCTGTCCGGCGGATTTGACCGCACAACTTCGACCTATTTCGAATATGTCGCCAATAATATTGACAGCATGGCTGTTACGGCGGCTACAAGTGACGAACAGGCCACTTATACAATCAACGGAGTCCAGTCCGCAGGCGGTGTGCCGGTTCCTTTGGCTGTAGGTGAAAATGTAGTTACAATAGCCGTTACGGCCGCTGACAAAGTAACTATCAAGGAATATACGGTAACCATCGTTCGCGCGGCTTCGTCCAATGCGAATTTGCTTGAGCTCACGATGACTGATTTATCGGATAATGCGATCTCCCTTACGCCTGTTATGGGTACTCTCAGTTACAATGGCACTGTGGAGGATTCGGTTTCAGCAGCTAAGCTGAATGCGGTTGTTGACGATGCAAATGCAAGCACCTCCGTATCAGTGAATGGAGTTTGGATCGAAGATCTGAATGCTGTGCCTTTGACTACAGGATTAAATGTGATTGAAGTCAATGTCACGGCCCAAGATGGAAGCATGAAGGTATACACCATTAATCTCGTGCGAAATCCAAGCACAGATGCTGCGCTTTTAGAGATGAGAATTACCCCTGGCGAACTAACACCGGGTTTCCAGCCAGGGATCAGTGATTATTCGGTCAATGTGGACAATAGTGTAAGCAGCATGGATTTTTCAATTGTGACGAATCATGAGGCGGCAACCTATGTCCTGAAAAAGAATGGAGCCTCCACTGGTGTCACTGGAAACACTGTGGCCCTGGATGAGGGAACAAATCAAATTACAGTACAGGTTACGGCTGCTGATGCGAGCACCCAAATGACCTATACAGTTACTGTGAATCGTGCCATTCTGCCGAAGGATTCCTCTCTTAAGGATTTGACCGTCAGCTCTGTGACTGGAACGGAGATCCTGGACCCCGGGTTTTCAGCGGGAATCTTCAAGTATTCCTTGTCCGTACCTTATGGAGTGGATCAGGTAGAACTGGATGCGCTAAAAGGAGACATAAATGCGCGGTTAACTGTAAATGGTGTCACAGTAGATAACCCGATGCTTGTCAAATTAGCAGAAGGGCTAAATACTGTAAACTTAAAGGTTACAGCTCAGGATGGTAAGACAGAAAGTGTATATGAGGTGGAAATCACCCGGAAATCACGCTCTTCCAATGCTGATTTGAACAATATCAGCGTCAATGCCGGAGCTTTGGACCCCGCCTTTGATCCAGCTGTTTCCGAGTATACGGTAGAGGTAGAAAATGACGTGGATTCTATCGCCCTGAACCCGGTAGTGGCTGATACAAAAGCGGGAAGCCAAATCATTGGCAGAGACGGAGCCGCTCTGAACCATCTGGTTGAAGGGGATAATGTATTTGATATTTTGGTCACTGCGGAGGACGGGACGGTAAAGATCTACACGGTTAAGGTTATTAAGGCCAAGCCTACAGCTACACCAACACCGACGGTAACGCCAACGGCAACACCAACACCAACACCAACACCGACCGTGACGCCAACAGCAACACCGTCAACAGAACCATCGGCAACGCCGACGGCAGAACCATCGGCAACGCCGTCGACAGATCCATCGGCAACACCGACGGCAGGACCATCGGCAACGCCAACGGTGGAACCAACAGAAACACCAGTACCAACGGCAGAACCGACGGAAACACCAGTACCAACGGCAGAACCGACGGAAACACCGGCACCCACACCAGTTACACCGGCTACACCGGCACCGACGGTAAAACCAACAGAGAAACCAACGGAGAAACCAACAGAGAAGCCAACGGAGAAACCAACAGAGAAGCCAACGGAGAAACCAACAGAGAAGCCAACGGAGAAGCCAACGGAGAAGCCAACAGAAACACCAACGGCAACGCCAACAGAAACACCAGCCACACCGGCACCGGCCACACCGGACCCTGTCACACCAACTGCGACAGCGTTGACCGAGCGAATTACTGTGAAGGTGGAATCCGGACAGTTGGGTCTAGGCTCTGTATTGGCGGAGACGGTCATTCAACGCACTAAGGATTCAGGCGGGATTCTGCATGATGTGGTCAACTTCACAACGGACCGGGTGGATGAGGTTGTCCGGAAAATCACCGGAGCCTTGGATAATACGGCCCGGATCATGATCCCGGACGAGAAGGATCAGGTTGCGGATATTAATGTGAATGTTCCAAAAGATGCGATTAAGACACTCGGTGATTCTAATGTGAACCTGGAGATTTTCACAGATAACGTAAGAATTCTTATAGCACAGTCATCATTGGATACTTTCACAGAAGACCTATTCTTCCATGTTGTGCCAATTAAAGACCAGTCGCTGCGCAAAGAGGTCGAAGACCGGGCCAGAATTGAGCGGATTGTCAGAGAAATAGCAGCAGACAAACAAATTGATGTTGTGGCCCGTCCGATGACTATTGAAACCAATATGCAGAGCAGACCGGTTACAATTACGCTTCCTTTGCGTGACGTGCAGCTGCCGGCCACTCTCCCGGAGAGAGAAGACTTCCTGTCCAATCTGGTGATCTTTATCGAGCATAGTGATGGTGATAAAGAGCTGAAGAAGGCGAAAATTGTTGATTACAAGCCGGGCGAACTTGGCCTGCAATTCAATGTAGACAAATTCAGTACATTCACCATTCTGAACATGGAAGGCTGGGAGCAGTATTTGGCGGCAACAGAGGCAGCACAGCTGCTGCAGCAGAACCAGAACCATCACAAAGCCTTCATTACCGGCTATTCAGATGGAACCTTCAAGCCGAACCATTCGATTACCCGTGCGGAAATGGCTGCAATACTGGCAAGAAACCTCGGCTATGATGCATCCGCAGTGCCGGCTGTCTCCTCCTATCCGGATGTGAGGGACAGACACTGGGCGAAAGGCGCCATTGAATTTGTCAAAGAGGCGGGCTTGATGCAGGGCAACGAAAAAGGCCGGTTCCTGCCGGATGCCCCAATCAGCCGCGGTGAGATGGCCGCCATTGCATCAAGATATAAGAAGTTGGACATTACAGCTGCAACATCCGGCGGCGGATTCAAGGATACGGCTGGCCACTGGGCTGCCAAAGACATTGAAGCTGCAAGCAAGGCGGGTATTATTAACGGATATGAGGATGGTACGTACCGTCCAGGCGGTAACCTGACACGTGCTGAGGCCGTAAAGGTTGTCAATCGTCTATTCGGACGCGGACCATTATACGGTGCCGCAACCCCAAGCTGGCCTGACGTACCGGCGGCAAATTGGGCTTATAATGAAATTGAGGAAGCTTCCATTGACCACACGTTCACAGTGAGGAACGAAGGTGGAGAAACGCTTAGCCAATAAGATTATATGAAGACAAAGAAGGCCGCAGCCCCTGACAGGTGACTGACGGCCTTCTTTGTCTTATTCACAGGTTGGAAAAGTGTGGTGGCGGGTGCGCCCGTTAATCAATTTTTATAGTCAAGGAGCTGGTGAAATTATCCCCTGGCGCCAGGGAGACAATACCTTCTTTTTCCGGAAGCTCACCCTGGAATCTATCGCTGTCTGCAAATCCCTGCCAAGGTTCGATGCACAAAAAAGGCGCATTCGGCTTCTGCCAGATGCCGAGATCGGGGAAGCCTTCGAAGGATACGGCGACGCTTTTTTCGGTGAGCTTGCTTTTCAGTGTGATCGTCCGGGAGGCTACATTCTGGAAGACCAGCGCGTCGTCCTTGAACATTTCATGGGTTAACGGAAGAATGCGCTCACCGCTCAGCACTGCCTCCGACCGGCCGCTGATCCGCAGTCCGGCACTATTCAGGAATTCCCGATCCAGCGTTTCGTTCTCGGAGAACTCAAGTACATAATCGCTGAAGCTTCCGTTCTCATCCAGCGGGCAGTTGAAGGCAGGGTGTGTGCCAAGCTGAAAGAAGATGTTCTGTCCATCGGTGTTCTCCACCCGGTATTCCAGCTTAAGGGTGCTTTCATTCAGCGTGTATGTAATATACAGGTTGAATTGGAACGGATAGCTGGACAGGGTATGCCCGCTGCTGGTGAGCAGGAAGACCGCACGGGACTCGTCCGCTTCGGCTACTGTAAATTCGCTGCGTCTGGCGAAGCCGTGATTGGCAAGCTTATACGTTTGTCCGTCAACCTTGATCTCGCCGTTTCGGACAGCGCCAATAATCGGGAACAGCACCGGCGAACGGCCTGTCCAATAGGCGGCGTCCCCGCTCCAGATATATTCGGTGCCAGTATCGTTTTTGGTGAAGCTGACAAGCTCCGCTCCGAGGCTGCTGATCTCAGCCCGGGCTGAGCCGCTGCGCAAAATCGTGTTCATAAGACAACTCCCCTTTCACAATATATAGCCAGCCCGTTTTCCTTGCTGACAGCTCATATTCTAACAGACTTCAGCGGAACCGTTGTAACATACCGTGAACAATTCCCAAAAATAATTATTACAGAGTGTAAAATGAAAATCCCCGGGATTGGTATAACATATATAGAAAGCAGTGAGCTCTATATAAAACGAACTTAAAGCGGGCGGATGGGTGAGAGTGACGGAGGGGAAGTTTGGAACTGTAGGAGCGGTAGCGAGCGTTCGAAACGGAGGGATAGGGCCATGCAGGTTAAGCAAATATTCGTGAACGGCGGGAGATTGAAGGATACGATTGAGGCCTTTGCCGGTTTTGGGCGTACGGAAAACAATGGGGTAACCCGGCTGTCGCTGTCCGAGCAGGATGTGAAGGTGCGGAATTATTTCGCTGCGTGTTGTGAAGAGCTGGGGATGTCGGTAAAAGTCGATGACATGGGAACGATGTATGCCACACTCGAAGGAACGGAAGCGGGGCCGCCTGTGGTGATTGGCTCGCATTTGGACACAGTCCGAAAGGGTGGCCGCTTCGATGGGGTGCTTGGAGTCATTGCCGGACTGGAAGTGGTGCGCACCCTGGTTGACTATGGCATCAAGCCCCGGCTGCCGGTGACGGTGATGAACTTTACGAATGAGGAAGGCGCGCGGTTCGAGCCTTCAATGATGGCCTCCGGCGTGTTGTCCGGCAAGTTCGACAGGGCAGAGATGCTGAAGAAGAAGGACCCGGAAGGGACGACCTTTGCGGAAGCGCTGGAAGCGAGCGGGTATGCGGGGGATGCTGCGAACCGGATCAAGGAAGCAACGGCCTATCTGGAGCTGCATATCGAACAGGGACCTGTGCTGGAAAAAGAAAACCTCTCCATCGGCCTGGTCGATTGCGTCGTGGGCATGGCCTGCTATGAGCTTGAGGTGACGGGCGAATCAGACCACGCCGGAACGACGCCGATGGATATGCGGAAGGATGCCCTTTTTGCCGCGACCGAACTGATTGCGGAGCTGCGCAGCAAGCTGGGCGTGCTGGATTCGGAGCTGGTCTTCACGATGGGCCGCATGAACGTGCTGCCTAACATTCATACGGTAATCCCGAATAAGGTGATTTTCACTGTTGAAGCCAGACATAAGGATATGGACATTGTGCGCACGGTGGAAGAGATCATAAATGGCCTGCCTGAAGAGATGCTGGGCTGTACCGTCGCAAAGACCAGGCTGTGGGGCCGGGACACGGTGTGGTTTGATCCCGCAATCTGCGCATTGGTGGAACAGGCGGTTTCGGCACTGGGCTACAGCAGCAAAAAAATGGCCAGCGGAGCGGGGCATGACGCCCAGTTTGTGGCTGGTTTTCTGCCATCGGCCATGATCTTTGTACCCAGCGCCAACGGCAAAAGCCACTGCGAGGAAGAGCTGACCTCAGATGAGGAATGCGAGCAGGGGGTTAATGTTGTCCTGGAAACGGTACTTAGTATATTAGCCAAGCAATATAAGTCATGAAACATAACATTAATCCTTGAGTGTATGGGGAATTATACCTGTGAATATAGAAGTTGATTTTAACATATGTTATGTAAGATCCCGCTGAAAAGGACACCGGAGACGGTGTCTTTTTGTTGGTTTGATGATGGTTTGTCAGATCCCCCTGCCGGGTGAGCGGTTACACATAGGGTTGCATAGGGTTTTCACACCCTCCATTGTGTTAAAACACAATCATGGCAGATAAAATTTTTCTTTTTACCCAAAATGAAAAAGGAATTCATGTGTTATCATTCTTTACATAAGGACAAACGCATTAGACAGGAGCGATGAGCCATGATTATTGGAGTACCCAAGGAAATTAAAAATAATGAAAACCGTGTCGCCATTACACCTGCAGGAGTCGTAAGTCTGGTAGCCGATGGACATCAAGTGCTGGTGGAAGCCGGAGCCGGAACGGGCAGCGGATTCCTGAATGAAGAGTATGCTGCAGCCGGTGCTGAGCTGATCACTGAAGCCTCTGCGGTATGGGCTGCCGCTGAGATGGTCATGAAGGTCAAAGAGCCGCTGGAAAGCGAATACAGCTACTTTCGTCCGGGACTGATCCTCTTCACCTACCTGCACCTGGCACCGGAGCCAACGCTGGCTTCCGCACTGAAGGACAACGGCGTCTTCGCCATCGGATATGAAACGGTTGTGGACGGACGGACACTCCCGCTGCTCACACCCATGAGTGAAGTGGCAGGACGGATGTCCGTGCA encodes the following:
- a CDS encoding cadherin-like beta sandwich domain-containing protein, with amino-acid sequence MKFKKGSRHLIVALILILIVSNFYGIPYIAQAQTSGPFDTVMEDTLEPAGQSVSVINSNGIGITEVDNTNGQWQYSAGGNFWLSIVAPDPGKIAVFGRDVMIRFVPKKDWNGTAQIRYRGWLSSGEYSSNYVNVNAEYAGDAASYSESEQAAQIEVTPVNDKPYISELSGSTYLDFDGKGYVTIPDLNIYSNSLTIETWVNASSAPTWARIFDTSYGPDNFNLHLTFEGTSGRIALEALPQKGPRVKSYLVRTSEQLPLNQWVHVAAVYNAVEKKAYIYWNGILKGSGFMDLTDMAKGSSANFNMPRPYNFIGESTWSQDANYVGGMRDYRIWNKAKTQAEIESQMNTSLTGTETNLMVNYKFNNPDDGAVAKDSSAGQRNGNIISGKWLSGTGFNSNVVTPVNTPVSKPFKVTDVDAGDVLTLSATSSNTSLLPNANITFSGEGPERSINLTPAANMTGTSTIKVTVSDGMTSSTSSFLLSVVAGKFDLKFIAPAVGVMAPAFSRGIVYNKVHVPNKSGNNPNNSININVGAVNPADVNVMAYADNGSGITVSGTYPAFTVSGLPVGVYKAVKIKVADKYSTNSKEYVLDVIRYPENDANLAASNGLSVFSSDTGQAIALSPGYSSNTGNYTATIENNVSSIKVDVIKSSMFAAATLNGTGIGSAESAAATGNVSLAYGKNVISVVVTAEDGKTAKTYTITVVRKLSGDASLTNLTASPDGLSPVFDTNQPDYTMAVANAVTAAEFTPTAAEGASIKVNGVDHPSGTPFSITNLAAGNNKYLIEVTAQDGVTKKSYSLFILRAPSDVADLSGLTVSSGTLSPVFNNDATGYSVEVPNEVSSLEITPKLLDAAASLSVDGNVHIDDTAYTKNLNVGMNTVMIVVVSQSGVREKTTLVNIIRKASSNADLSSLVLSDGQLDPAYDKNQTRYAVTVDNQVSELAVTPTPEDVHATVSLNGNVTPNAQPRWVDLQVGVNEFNVLVQAEDGVTAKNYVLTIVRKASSDADLINITLSGKPLSGGFDRTTSTYFEYVANNIDSMAVTAATSDEQATYTINGVQSAGGVPVPLAVGENVVTIAVTAADKVTIKEYTVTIVRAASSNANLLELTMTDLSDNAISLTPVMGTLSYNGTVEDSVSAAKLNAVVDDANASTSVSVNGVWIEDLNAVPLTTGLNVIEVNVTAQDGSMKVYTINLVRNPSTDAALLEMRITPGELTPGFQPGISDYSVNVDNSVSSMDFSIVTNHEAATYVLKKNGASTGVTGNTVALDEGTNQITVQVTAADASTQMTYTVTVNRAILPKDSSLKDLTVSSVTGTEILDPGFSAGIFKYSLSVPYGVDQVELDALKGDINARLTVNGVTVDNPMLVKLAEGLNTVNLKVTAQDGKTESVYEVEITRKSRSSNADLNNISVNAGALDPAFDPAVSEYTVEVENDVDSIALNPVVADTKAGSQIIGRDGAALNHLVEGDNVFDILVTAEDGTVKIYTVKVIKAKPTATPTPTVTPTATPTPTPTPTVTPTATPSTEPSATPTAEPSATPSTDPSATPTAGPSATPTVEPTETPVPTAEPTETPVPTAEPTETPAPTPVTPATPAPTVKPTEKPTEKPTEKPTEKPTEKPTEKPTEKPTEKPTEKPTETPTATPTETPATPAPATPDPVTPTATALTERITVKVESGQLGLGSVLAETVIQRTKDSGGILHDVVNFTTDRVDEVVRKITGALDNTARIMIPDEKDQVADINVNVPKDAIKTLGDSNVNLEIFTDNVRILIAQSSLDTFTEDLFFHVVPIKDQSLRKEVEDRARIERIVREIAADKQIDVVARPMTIETNMQSRPVTITLPLRDVQLPATLPEREDFLSNLVIFIEHSDGDKELKKAKIVDYKPGELGLQFNVDKFSTFTILNMEGWEQYLAATEAAQLLQQNQNHHKAFITGYSDGTFKPNHSITRAEMAAILARNLGYDASAVPAVSSYPDVRDRHWAKGAIEFVKEAGLMQGNEKGRFLPDAPISRGEMAAIASRYKKLDITAATSGGGFKDTAGHWAAKDIEAASKAGIINGYEDGTYRPGGNLTRAEAVKVVNRLFGRGPLYGAATPSWPDVPAANWAYNEIEEASIDHTFTVRNEGGETLSQ
- a CDS encoding Zn-dependent hydrolase, whose amino-acid sequence is MQVKQIFVNGGRLKDTIEAFAGFGRTENNGVTRLSLSEQDVKVRNYFAACCEELGMSVKVDDMGTMYATLEGTEAGPPVVIGSHLDTVRKGGRFDGVLGVIAGLEVVRTLVDYGIKPRLPVTVMNFTNEEGARFEPSMMASGVLSGKFDRAEMLKKKDPEGTTFAEALEASGYAGDAANRIKEATAYLELHIEQGPVLEKENLSIGLVDCVVGMACYELEVTGESDHAGTTPMDMRKDALFAATELIAELRSKLGVLDSELVFTMGRMNVLPNIHTVIPNKVIFTVEARHKDMDIVRTVEEIINGLPEEMLGCTVAKTRLWGRDTVWFDPAICALVEQAVSALGYSSKKMASGAGHDAQFVAGFLPSAMIFVPSANGKSHCEEELTSDEECEQGVNVVLETVLSILAKQYKS
- a CDS encoding aldose 1-epimerase family protein, giving the protein MNTILRSGSARAEISSLGAELVSFTKNDTGTEYIWSGDAAYWTGRSPVLFPIIGAVRNGEIKVDGQTYKLANHGFARRSEFTVAEADESRAVFLLTSSGHTLSSYPFQFNLYITYTLNESTLKLEYRVENTDGQNIFFQLGTHPAFNCPLDENGSFSDYVLEFSENETLDREFLNSAGLRISGRSEAVLSGERILPLTHEMFKDDALVFQNVASRTITLKSKLTEKSVAVSFEGFPDLGIWQKPNAPFLCIEPWQGFADSDRFQGELPEKEGIVSLAPGDNFTSSLTIKID